aaaaggtccagtgtgtaggaatTAGTGAGAACtgcagtgacatctaatggcgagagTGCAACAAATGGTGGACTCTGCATGTGGCTTACTTTCTCAAACACATCAGGGATTCACAGCGTCCTttaagccatgtttccaccgagtggtacagtacatattttttgcatttccattaggaacagTATCAGAGGAAAGGGTATGGTcatcatacaaagcttgacgtcctgttgagacaaacagccaacaaaccgagcaggaaaacaaacaaaatcacccCCCTACCAAGTTAAGGTACTGTTCTCGAAGTGACACCCTGACAccctaacaaaacaaaatggaaacacggcattaCATACAAGAGATGACAAGGATGTTTGTCTGTCAACTCTATTCCACTTCCTTTCTTCTTTGTAGATTCAGGTGTTGGGTGAACGTCACACTTCAAAAGTGTGTAACGCACAGCTTTTTTGAGGCTGTTGTGTTAGTTCTGTCTAAAGCAAGACCGCTGCCTAAAGTACAGATAAAAGGCCATTTCCGAGAGTGAGTGAgtagtttattcaatttctgccattaaaccctactaattattacacactggacctttaatacgTCACTGCAATTTGTCGCTGACAAATTTTTTAACAGTTGAGAGACTAGAAATAAGGGTAAAGACCACAATTGCTCCCTGTGtccattcattttcatcaacatTGTTTTCAAGAAAAAGGGACCATCACACGCAGGTTCAGACGTCTGCTGGACGAGTCACATTCCATTTTATGGAGACTCTGAGGGTAGTTTGTCATCAGGAGATCTTATGGTGTTATTGTTGTCATCTGGGCTGCTAGGTTTACACTAATCTCTACCCAAAAACTGTTGAAAGGAGTTCAGAACTCCGAGCGGTTTCTGCAGTGATGGATCAGTGGCCACAGCCCAGAATTATCAATAATTCTGAGTTTTCCGTGTCCCTCAAACCTGcttgttcttttttccccccagtattttttttgccatgttagtAATTTTCCAACGCTTGTTGGAAAAGTATGATTGCTGCCACTGTGTTGAATACAGCATTAATTTATTTCAAGACTGTTGAGCATTCATTTTTACTCACGCTATCAGTATTGACCGTGAACCATTGAATTGTGTTTGTATAATTCCACGAAATTTGCTTgaatttttttcctctttgcctGCAGAAAACTGCtcttttgcatttaaaaaacacaactattCAGAGCATGGTAAGAAACATGGGAAATGCACAGTATTCCCACAAAGACTCACACTTAAGTAATTATGTGAAATTTGAGTTTTTGATATAGCCCTTTTATTAGATCACTGTGTTCATATTTTAAGACAAAGCATTTTGTGTCGTCGACAACATGTGCCTTTTTCGACCTGTGTAAATGTACAACGGGCtggaaaataaatctattttgaataaattattGCTAGTCCACACACAGCTTGGCGTCTCTCATTTACGCAATTCATTACAGGAGGAGCTCGATCTCTCAAGGGcgcacaaaataaacaaaactttcATTCTGACTagtatttacaatatttacccaaaacaaaacctttacTTCACTGTACACTTGCTTGGTTAGTATGTGGCTTCGCCGTCCATGTTCTCGTCACTGTCTGCGGCAAAGTCTTCCCCGTTGTCAAAGTAGCTTTCTATGTAGTCGTTGTCCTGCAGAGAAACCGAGGACACAGTTTTAAATTGTGTAATTGTGTAGACAGaaacaaccatccctgaatcaaatataacaatatacaagaaaaacaaatgcagttaGTGTGacacagactaaagacacacatgaacagagcataaataataataaataaccctcaaaAGACATCACATTGTTTGAGTCTCAGGAGCTCAATCAGAGGAAATACatgagcaaaattaaaaaaacccaataagACGAGAGGTTCGATTCACTTAGATCAGGCATGTCCAAGGTCCAGCCCACAGGCCTGCGACGGAGTGGGACAGAAAATCTGTTGGCTCAGCTGATAAGGAGCTGTGCATTGAAACCAGCGTTCCCAGGTTCAAAAGCTGGTTGTGACAGACAGACGCATATATTCACCTCATGTTACGTAATATATGAAAGGCAgaatgtttttcagtttttcacacctgtgtggcttagatttggGCTACATTAccgtttaaaaatgaaaattgtgacaatgaaaataaaattattataaaacagtgcatttgtatgtaacttttactgttctgaagggaccattggcccccggaaatcttcacattatcaaatctggagACCCCTGACTTAACCAACCCAATGAACTGCATAAAGAATGTTGTGTTTAACTTGCACAGCCTTACGTCCCACGttgttaacaaaaacaacaaaaatataaatacacttccaatgaaccaaaaaataaatttcattatttatataattatataaattcccaaattatcttattgggaataaatctgcctcctgtgaaaagtccatagctgactttgctggtttctttgctccatataacaaaagatAAATATAGCTCACCAGAATCTAGGACAAGGTCATGTCATGTAGTATGAGGATATACATGTATCGTATGGGCAGTGTCGACTTTGACTCCTTTAGAAGGGATGGGTGCCGTTTCACTTGTTAAATTTAATTGAACAAGATTAGACCTTAGATTCCAGGTTGTAATTTTCAGTCTCACCTCTTCAATGTCCTCTTCCTCATATTCCTCTGCCTCAacttcctcttcatcctcaccacgtggcttcttctccttctccgtCTCGTCGTCAGATTTTTCCGGGTTCCCGTCCTCCGTCTTTGCCAGTTCCTgagatattgattttttttttttttaatttctcgtACATTCCTGAGCTCATAATTACTGCACTAACATAAGAAATTAAAACATGGTAAGACATAAAGAATGATGCTGCTCATGGAACAAAGGAGAACAAATCTTACATCTAGTTTATTCAGCACATCCTTTGTGTCTTTGCTCgatattttcactgttttcttctttgttacTGTTGAATTTAAGCATTTAGTTATAATCTTTTCACTCAACACAGAATCTCATTACATACATACTGGTTGTTAAATATACCTGTTTTAACACGGAGTTTCTTTTTCTGAGGCATCAATTCTTTTGGTAAAAGGTTCCAGTCTAAAACAAGAAGaataacatttactgtattgtccttttctcccccctccccccagtGTTAGCTGACATTGTCAAATGCAAGTACCTGGAGTCCATTCTTCATCCGTCACCCGTCTTTGCTTCAGGTAACGTTCCGCGTATCTCTCCACTTCTGTTTCATGTCAACAAAATCAAGATAGAATCAGAAACAGAATCAGAAGACAAACCTAAGTATTGACTGCTATCGCCAACTTGAGCATCGGCCGACATCGCAAACTTGAGCATCGGCCGACATCGCAAACTAGAGCATCGGCCGACATCGCAAACTAGAGCATCGGCGACGGAAAACGAGCATCACGGCCGACATTATCATCGAACATACGAAACTTGGGCATCGGCCGACATCGCAAACTTGGGCATCGGCCGACATCGCAAACTTGGGCATCGGCCGATAATTTTTGGATAGTATCAGATTTTACACTTTTTCCTGTCCGATGTCTGATACAGTGAGTTTAACCAGTATTGGACCGAGTATCGTATCGCTTCCACCCAAGTTATTATTACTACCCATATTCATGTCCATCCAACAATATCAATCACAGGTATTACTggaaaaatatttttctgaAGTTTGAAGCCATTGAAATTAAACAAAGCACCCAAATTATGCATCTGAAAAACCTCTGTAACAACTACTTGCTTGTacttgaatatactgtataactgCATTTTCCTCACTGTTCAAAAAAGGAAACGCTGGAAAATCAGATcatataaatcatatttaaaacaGATGAGATTTTAACTGTAACTGAATGCTCACCACGAATCTGACTTTCTACCTTTTCCCCACATAGGAGCCTAATGAAATGTTCACTTCCTGAGTGCTGCATTATCTCTCCTCACAGCAGTCGACTGACTTGCCCCTGCATTTCTATTAGACCCGATGGAAATGTCAGGTTTCTAATGCACTGCTCCTgtctcctccttgtcctcctcacCTGATTTACTCTTGTGAGGCTTGATGTTGTGAGGCAGACGCTGCATGGTTCCTCTCATCTCCTGCTTCAAGGCCAACATGTAGTCCTCGTCCTCACCAGCTTTCAGAGGGATGGGTTTAAAGTCTGTGTTCTGGAGACGAAAGGAACAGAAAACAAGCATTTAAATATCAAAGCTATGGctctttttccatttatttgtcATTGATTTACACCACTGAACAGATGtggaaacaaaggaaaaacgTGGTGTTGAATAATTTGTTGcttgttgtctttttaattcTTTGTGACTGCTTGATATAAGGAAAACATgtaatgtgtgataaatatTCCAACAAATAAATGCTTAAATATGCAGTACGGCTCCAATGAATGACTATTTTCAGAATCAAtttatctgttgattattttctcagtgaATCAAGAAGTTGCTTTTTATCGtctataaaatataatgtttcttatgcacattcaagaagctgaaaaatcagagaacttgttcAAATTATCAAAAAGATTAATCTGCCtcattaattatcaaaataatggatgattcatttatatttattcaacgttgcagccctagtgtaCAGTGTACAATCCCTCATCTATTGcaataattatataaattatagGATTCAAATTAAAGTAATTTAAGCATAATCATTTCATCCAACTCCctgttccttgttttgtttgtatcctgtaaagcactttgagttggaTTGGTTTGTATGAAATGTACGCTATAAATAAAATCTTAATTCCCAACCGGACAAAACTGACCCACAGACACCAAAGGTGCCTCAAAAATAGCCACTCACTGTCACTTTTCTGATTTAAtcactgtgtccctgtgtcatCAAACTGTCAAAACAGCACAAAGCTGTTAAAAGGGCTCCGTCATGCAAGAGGATTCTTACACAATGCACAGAGattatgaggaggaggagtcaatgCAAGGGCCCGAAGGTCCCCTTTGTCCTTTGGCCCCTCTTTGGCTGCAGTATGCAGAATACAAGTATCTTGTTCCTGTTCTCACAGTGTATATGGATCAAAAACTGTCACACGCTTCCATAAAATGTCTCGTAATATTGTGTCATTGGTACTTTTACGTTTCTCAGACGTGATATTTTGTTGTACAAATGCTGACAACAGTAACGTGATTCGGTATAGCTGCTAACTGACCCGATGAGCCTAATGGTCACaaaagttcagaggtcacagaggtgttgGTAATAAATAGCTTGATAAATTTAAGGgtgagttttattttactgaGTTCTAATTATCCATGTGTGTGATTGGgattttttaaaattgaatatgcacaaatatgattttaatCATCTCTATGGCCCCCCTATGTGTTCTCTGGTGGTCACTTAAGGGGGGCTTGGActccaggttgggaaccatggatCTAGGTTTTTGCAAGTCCGTAATAGATTAAATCTAAAGGGAGGCAGTGATGCAACGTTGCAACATTACAAATGCCAATActagagagtgagagagagagagagatactcACTGGAAACAGAGGACTGGGCCCCACCCTGGCTTCAGGCATGCTGCCCCTGCCGATGCCCAGAGCCTCGATGTTGAAGGTAAAGGCAGCGACTCCACGGCCCTTTCCTGCCATGACTGTGAACGTACCTGCACCACAGGAGAGACTCCATGAGTGTTCTGTCAACGTCACTGTCACGCACGTGCAACGCATGAACATatcataacaaacacatttgtgaaacAGTGACTTTACACACTTGTGAGCACCgttaataaacacaaaaacactaacacaccagagaaacatgaatatttacagGCAGTATAAGTGATACTCACTGGGGGCACCGTTAGAAAACTGCACTGAATGTGGAGACTAAATGTCCATTCACTCCAGGGCTATTTAACTACATTGAGTCTCTACAGAGTCTCaatttttccacttttccacaTAACGTGTCATTAATACTAAGTTAGCGAACTTTATCCGCTGTTCGGCTCGTATCGCAACTCCCGACATGAACTACATTCCCAGCCAGGACAGTCTGTGTTAGGCTAACACCGGCGTGGAAGCTTGTACACGGCGTGTGTGTATGGAACTGTGGCTTTAAATGAGCATTTGAGAAGGCGCGGCTTCGTCTTCAATACCCAATAGAAGCGCGTCTGTGGTTGTCGTCATTTGCCGGTTTGACCAATGAGGAGACTCTCCTGACACAAAGGCGTGTCTGACATGGCAGTTTGCTCCTGGTCCGTTACTGCGATACGTCAGCGCGGTCGCCATATTGGTGCGGGCAACACTAAAACTGGGAGTTGCAGTGTTTCTGGATTAAGAAAATCCAataatttatgcattttataACCGTTTATTAATGAAATGTGGAGTAGACCTGCAAACATGTCTCCAGTTAATTATAAATTTGATAAAAGTGAGTTTTAGCAAATCCACAGGATCATAAACTACATAATACCAATGTTTGTAcacttattcttattattcctcttTGGTGTTTTAACTTCCCAGCAAAAAGTAGACAAAAATGACAGCCCACATATTGAGGTAGACAGATCAAAATGCAacttattgtgtttatttatttattcattcattcattcttattCTGCGtttaatattctttttcatttacattttatttttatatttcgtttactttttcttttattcgtAATTCCATACCAGCACTGAATGTGGACACTTTCAAATTTCGTTGTGTAATGCGAGTtggacaatgacaataaagttttctgattctgattaaaaTTGAGGCAGGGCTTCACTATTACCTTAAATCCTTCATCCCAGTGGTCATCAGACCATTAAACCAatataattaatcattttatatatttatttatttattcattaatttaatCATCATTGTTTTGTAAATTGCTGTGTTAACACTTCAACCTCTGCATACCCAAACCACATAGGGCGcgcgggggggtggggggtctGTACAGGGCAACATACAGCTAGAACCGCCACTGCATACGTGATCCAGAGGCAATGCAGGCGTCGTAGGCGGAGCTTATGTTTAGGCCAATAGGAGGGCGTTCTGTGATTGCGTCATTCACATGTTCGACCAATGAGAGCGCCGTCCTCACACAAGGGTGTGTGATTCAGCGGCCACCATCACATGAACgtcaatgaaaacacacacacacacatacatcatcaCACTTAGCTAAACGGCTACTTCCCGCTCACCTGACCAGCACAACATCCGCACCGTCCCGCTTTCGACAAGCGCATGACTGGGGATGTCTGCGTCCGACTGGTACGCTCACAAGTCGCTCGGAGACGGACTCTTCTGGATCCAGGAGCGATTCTTCCAGTCAGAGAACCGGGCCAACATCTGGCTGCTCCGCGGCTCGCACCAGGACGTGGTCATAGACACCGGTCTGGGCTTGAGGAGCTTACCGGACTACATCGACTCTAAGGGGCTGCTCGGCAAGGATCCGCAGAGGAAGAACCCGCTGCTCGCCATCGCCACCCACGCCCACTTTGACCACTCGGGCGGTCTGCATCAGTTCCAACAGGTGGGCGTCCACAGCGCCGAGGTCGATGCTCTGGCCAACGGAGACAACTTCGAGACGGTGACCTGGCTCAGCGACAGGGAGATAGCCGAGTCTCCGAGTCCAGGCTGGAGGGCAAGGCACTACAAAGTGAAGGCTGTGCAGCCCACACACATCCTGCAGGAGGGTAGGTGATACTGTACaggccgctgctgctgctgctgctgctgcacacaggattTATGAGAGAGGACAGTGGGTCTGTAATCAAAGGCCAGGTCATCATGAGGTTTTCTTAATGTACTCAAGTGATGAAAAACACCAGGGAAGATTCCATTAGAAAGATTTAATGGCTGCAGTTTGCACATTGTGCACATTAGCATGCTCTTTCTATGGCCACAGGAGgcttcacacacaaatacacacattcaaacacacacacacacgcagagacaaGAGTTTGGCAGGGAACCAAAAAATGACTTACTGTAAGAACAtactttcatacacacacacacacacacggatagaAAGCGTTTTCAAACAACCTTTCATAACCACTTAGTCCATCAAAATAGGAACAAGAACAGATTCATGGAGAAAACCACAAAACAGATTATCAAGCAGACTAAGGTAGAACTTGATGGTcttgtgtgtaacatttatgacccattagtatgtttgtatacaagtgtatcatcactttaaaagaagaaaaaaagacaagtggTCAGGTTGTTTTgtagttttacttttaaatgtactttagaCAAGAGTCTTACTTTATGAAGGCCGTCATTTTTcaccgccatgtttctacagcagcccaaatggacaaaccagccagaatAGAACAGAGCGATTGTTTTGCACTTTGAAGACGGAGAACAGCAAACAGTTGTACATGAGTACATGGTCCAGGATACCAAGAATAATCAatatacaacgattctgtgctaatcaatatattgcaagacaatcatgtAGCGACATGTTACTATATCGGTCTAacggaagaaaacaaaatgtctgtgaaaagttaaaagtgcaggatttcataatttattcacaacatagagaacgaAGTGCTATGTGTTGCATCTGGATGGAGCATCTCGTAActtagctttctccaccattatcccgctgtaaactccctcttcttcaggtCATGTAACAAGAAGTAGCAACAGCCTGAACTCGAGCGCCTTCATTTCCCCTAGCGTACCGATTATCGCATCGCATGAGGAAGGGCGGCGATGtaatcaccaaatcgatattttgacccacccctataCACGAGTATAGTCGTAAGCTATAAACTAAACAAATAATAGAGAAACGCGTCCATATCCATGGGGATCTCATCATGTGACTCTGCTTTTGTCCTTCTGTCcagtgtgattggctgattagatatttccACTAACATGCACAAGTGGCCAGCACAGTGAGTGTATCCTCTTGTGCTCTTAAAGCCTCATGCATCTCATTCACATGTTTTAACTGCTCTCCGTATCTCATGATGTGGTTGTCTGGAATGAATCCTCCAGTCTATTATATCCCTGTTTTCCACATGTCAGCTCACGTCATCATTCAAGTGTTTCTGTTTCCCCTCCACACACTGGGtacgagtgtgtgtgacagaccgGACTGGGAGATATTCTAACTGCACTGCAGCAGTGGCTCTGACACAGCATAACAACGCGGCGTATTGACCGACGATGCAGAAATGTTATACTTAAGAGTCGATTGTTAACATTTCAGTCCAAACTCCTGCCAGAGCTGATCTGCTCATCCTGAGTACAGCG
The DNA window shown above is from Solea senegalensis isolate Sse05_10M linkage group LG5, IFAPA_SoseM_1, whole genome shotgun sequence and carries:
- the mblac2 gene encoding metallo-beta-lactamase domain-containing protein 2; the encoded protein is MSASDWYAHKSLGDGLFWIQERFFQSENRANIWLLRGSHQDVVIDTGLGLRSLPDYIDSKGLLGKDPQRKNPLLAIATHAHFDHSGGLHQFQQVGVHSAEVDALANGDNFETVTWLSDREIAESPSPGWRARHYKVKAVQPTHILQEGDVINLGDRQLTVLHMPGHSRGSICLHDHDNKLLFSGDVVYDGAMIDWLPYSRVSDYISSCERLVGLVDSEQVDQVLPGHYNTFGAKRLHRLASSYITRAGTCPAKFSTFAWRTVAGVALRACNPRSAC
- the polr3g gene encoding DNA-directed RNA polymerase III subunit RPC7, with the protein product MAGKGRGVAAFTFNIEALGIGRGSMPEARVGPSPLFPNTDFKPIPLKAGEDEDYMLALKQEMRGTMQRLPHNIKPHKSKSEVERYAERYLKQRRVTDEEWTPDWNLLPKELMPQKKKLRVKTVTKKKTVKISSKDTKDVLNKLDELAKTEDGNPEKSDDETEKEKKPRGEDEEEVEAEEYEEEDIEEDNDYIESYFDNGEDFAADSDENMDGEATY